A single region of the Sorghum bicolor cultivar BTx623 chromosome 7, Sorghum_bicolor_NCBIv3, whole genome shotgun sequence genome encodes:
- the LOC8072976 gene encoding endo-1,3;1,4-beta-D-glucanase, producing MPSAVMGSTALLSLLLFTVHVAAVATVHEHSQCLDNPPDLSQHGVEAGKEVGNLPGGFRAYVTGPPSSRRAVVLASDIYGFKAPLLRKIADKVGMIGYYVVVPDFFNGDPYNDSKNLSEWIKSHSPVTAAQDAKPLFDYLRQERKSVGVGGYCWGGKFATEMAKTDNIEVAVLSHPAYVTVDDMKEVKWPIEILGAQNDTITPPEQVHQFEQVLSERKDKIQYFVKIFPRVAHGFACRYNTSDPFAVKSAEKALAYMLDWFHKYLK from the exons ATGCCGAGCGCCGTGATGGGCTCCACTGCACTGCTCTCCCTCCTCCTCTTCACAGTGCACGTTGCTGCGGTGGCAACCGTTCATGAGCACTCGCAGTGCCTGGACAACCCACCTGACCTCTCGCAGCATGGCGTTGAAGCTGGCAAGGAAGTAGGCAACCTGCCGGGGGGATTCAGGGCCTATGTTACTGGCCCGCCCAGCTCCAGACGCGCCGTCGTCCTCGCCTCCGACATCTACG GGTTCAAGGCACCTCTACTAAG AAAAATAGCCGATAAAGTTGGCATGATAGGATATTACGTTGTGGTGCCTGACTTCTTCAATGGTGATCCTTACAACGACAGTAAAAACCTTTCAGAATGGATCAAATCTCACTCCCCG GTCACAGCTGCTCAAGATGCCAAGCCACTCTTCGATTATTTAAGACAGGAAAGAAAATCTGTCGGGGTTGGAGGTTATTGCTGGGGTG GAAAGTTTGCCACAGAGATGGCAAAAACTGACAATATAGAAGTCGCTGTCCTTTCTCATCCAGCATATGTAACCGTTGATGATATGAAAG AGGTCAAATGGCCAATTGAGATTCTTGGTGCTCAGAATGACACAATCACACCACCTGAACAGGTCCATCAGTTTGAGCAGGTCTTGAGTGAAAGAAAGGACAAG ATTCAATACTTTGTCAAGATCTTCCCAAGAGTTGCCCATGGATTTGCTTGCAGATATAATACCTCTGATCCATTTGCAGTCAAAAGTGCTGAAAAAGCTCTTGCTTACATGCTTGACTGGTTCCATAAATACTTGAAGTGA